A stretch of Aedes aegypti strain LVP_AGWG chromosome 2, AaegL5.0 Primary Assembly, whole genome shotgun sequence DNA encodes these proteins:
- the LOC5573897 gene encoding uncharacterized protein LOC5573897 — translation MASMKLVVIHHTDWPKLRDLFLNGNEIPFNAVQNCINWRVRDPEIQHLQILGLGETWRENGTFILRDRHELYFFTLEQSNESLEHVLELINWSSSYRIVGITKQNQTALESVLTRMNKLSSEEHLMEADLYVKVLNKKEIDVEPPLGFRLGSLETCHAPYLNALSDYPNSKSEFTISRYITWNPNVALFNEHDELVAWCLLNNLGIIRIIIKGIVEEGLRR, via the exons ATGGCATCCATGAAACTAGTTGTTATTCATCATACCGATTGGCCCAAACTGCGTGATCTGTTTCTAAATGGAAACGAAATTCCATTCAATGCCGTGCAGAATTGCATCAACTGGAGAGTTCGTGATCCCGAGATTCAACATCTTCAGATTCTCGGTCTTGGTGAAACATGGCGCGAAAATGGAACGTTTATCTTGAGG GATCGCCATGAACTGTACTTCTTTACACTAGAGCAATCCAATGAATCACTGGAGCATGTCTTGGAACTAATTAATTGGAGTTCCTCGTATCGAATAGTTGgaattacgaaacaaaatcaaaCTGCATTGGAAAGCGTTCTCACGAGAATGAACAAACTGTCTAGTGAAGAGCACCTAATGGAAGCGGATCTCTATGTCAAGGTTCTGAACAAGAAGGAGATCGATGTTGAACCCCCACTAGGATTTCGCTTAGGATCTCTTGAAACATGCCACGCTCCGTACCTTAACGCCCTTTCAGATTATCCTAACAGTAAATCAGAGTTCACAATTTCCCGATACATAACTTGGAATCCTAATGTGGCATTGTTCAACGAGCATGACGAGTTGGTAGCATGGTGCTTGTTAAATAACTTGGGGATTATCAGGATTATCATAAAAGGTATCGTCGAAGAGGGTTTGCGGAGATAG
- the LOC5573893 gene encoding uncharacterized protein LOC5573893, whose product MNMANAVLRQKTIRTVLIWCLLELVVRFVHCDEDFRMVNQYEELGKNDNYSRVSYYVASERSSVECGGVFKRLQNEIMSPGYPDQYGEELRCEYTFKSPFVCSSQYHFQFLDFALEPSRNCYKDRLVIGDEEILCGTVLGSKTYNSTDGILKIKFVTDGWGSDRGFRLVVTRQPCEDNEATETSTSYTVYTTIEVAEETTDPAVTEENGYPTINGTFSVSSRQDIPPEFSPGGNGYLPPSGNTVPPYYPPTNVCPPACNPYPNCYPYNPGTNYPSYPIPIPMTPSYPNYPGNSYPVYPNSPSYPNNPPTYPPSYPNYPNNPTYPGAGTPIYPNPNCQYTPCTSVNPTNPNPSYPSYPTYPPNSGGGTNSIGGAPPGYQPSVLDPEIELAENTSSSKPQRQDIPVPPFLPPILPGLPQCCRNVFNQKRFYLVSPNFPSYETFNRDCAYQIYRFSPNTCRLVISFKYFLLGDDRLNCADAFLEIDGRRICGCRSGMVYTTQWSNVPKIIRVRTVRNRFPNVQGFVLDIFQESCPYRLVRSQPALLDRSDNFHAQQLAPLNVTTVQTNSSTTYSYYFYNMDQPAKLGETKAATTAKGYPEGPSSKFFYPSTVQPYAACQFNALDWLRLKVESLWVVKPRCY is encoded by the coding sequence ATGAACATGGCGAACGCAGTTTTAAGGCAAAAGACAATCAGAACTGTGCTGATTTGGTGTTTGTTGGAACTGGTGGTTCGATTTGTGCATTGTGATGAAGACTTCCGAATGGTCaaccaatatgaagagttgggGAAAAACGATAACTATTCACGTGTAAGCTATTATGTTGCTAGTGAGCGAAGTTCTGTAGAATGTGGAGGAGTTTTCAAAAGACTACAAAATGAGATAATGTCTCCTGGATACCCGGATCAATACGGAGAAGAGCTGCGTTGTGAATACACTTTCAAATCGCCGTTTGTGTGCAGCAGCCAGTACCATTTTCAGTTTTTGGATTTCGCATTGGAACCGTCGAGAAATTGCTACAAAGATCGTTTGGTGATTGGAGATGAAGAGATCCTTTGCGGGACCGTGCTTGGTTCGAAGACTTACAATTCAACAGACGGAATTCTGAAGATCAAATTTGTGACGGATGGGTGGGGTAGTGATAGAGGATTTCGGCTGGTCGTAACTAGACAGCCTTGTGAAGATAATGAAGCCACAGAAACGTCTACGAGTTATACTGTTTACACCACAATTGAAGTGGCTGAAGAAACGACGGATCCAGCAGTCACCGAAGAAAACGGGTATCCTACGATCAATGGAACGTTTTCCGTTAGCAGTCGCCAGGATATTCCACCTGAGTTCAGTCCAGGTGGAAATGGATATCTACCCCCGTCTGGAAACACCGTACCTCCTTATTATCCCCCTACAAATGTATGTCCTCCGGCTTGCAATCCGTACCCGAATTGTTATCCGTATAATCCAGGAACTAACTATCCCTCATATCCAATTCCTATTCCAATGACTCCAAGTTACCCTAACTATCCAGGTAATAGCTATCCTGTATATCCAAATTCCCCTTCATATCCCAATAACCCCCCGACGTATCCTCCGAGTTATCCCAACTATCCAAACAATCCAACGTATCCTGGAGCTGGAACTCCCATCTACCCCAACCCCAATTGCCAATACACTCCCTGTACTTCAGTTAACCCAACCAATCCTAACCCATCCTATCCCAGTTATCCAACCTATCCTCCAAATAGTGGAGGCGGTACAAATTCCATTGGCGGCGCACCTCCTGGATATCAACCTAGCGTTTTAGATCCAGAAATAGAGCTGGCGGAGAATACGTCCTCCAGTAAACCACAGCGCCAGGATATCCCAGTGCCACCATTCTTGCCCCCGATCCTTCCCGGACTTCCCCAATGCTGCCGCAACGTGTTCAACCAGAAGCGATTCTATCTGGTCAGCCCCAATTTCCCCAGTTACGAAACATTCAACCGCGATTGTGCCTACCAAATCTACCGGTTTTCACCAAACACCTGCCGACTGGTCATCAGCTTCAAATACTTCCTACTTGGTGATGATCGATTGAACTGTGCCGACGCTTTCCTAGAAATCGACGGTCGTCGCATCTGCGGTTGCCGTTCCGGAATGGTGTACACTACGCAGTGGAGCAATGTACCGAAAATCATCCGAGTTCGAACTGTTCGCAATCGCTTCCCAAACGTTCAAGGCTTCGTACTGGACATCTTCCAGGAAAGTTGTCCTTATCGATTAGTCCGAAGTCAACCTGCGCTTCTGGATCGTTCCGACAACTTCCACGCTCAGCAATTGGCCCCGTTGAACGTCACCACCGTTCAAACCAATTCCAGTACAACCTACAGCTACTATTTTTACAACATGGATCAGCCGGCAAAACTGGGCGAAACCAAGGCAGCAACCACCGCAAAGGGTTATCCGGAGGGACCTTCGTCAAAGTTCTTCTACCCATCGACCGTTCAACCGTACGCGGCATGTCAGTTCAACGCACTGGATTGGCTTAGGCTAAAGGTGGAATCGCTTTGGGTCGTAAAGCCCCGATGCTATTAG